In Trifolium pratense cultivar HEN17-A07 linkage group LG7, ARS_RC_1.1, whole genome shotgun sequence, a genomic segment contains:
- the LOC123897080 gene encoding mitochondrial outer membrane protein porin of 36 kDa-like, which yields MVKGPGLYSDIGKRARDLLFKDYQNDHKFTITTQTSTGVEITSSGVRKGEIFLADVSTKLRNKNITTDVKVDTNSNLLTTITVDEPAPGLKTIFSFIFPDQKSGKVELQYQHDYAGISTSIGLTASPIVNFSGVLGNNLVSVGSDVSFDTSTGDFIKYNAGLNVTHADLIASLTLNDKGDTLNASYYHVVSPLTNTAVGAELSHTFSSNENILTIGTQHALDPITLLKARVNNYGRASAVIQHDWSPKARFSLVSEVDTAAIDKSAKVGLAVALKP from the exons ATGGTGAAGGGTCCAGGTCTTTACTCCGATATCGGCAAGAGAGCTAGAG ATCTTTTGTTCAAAGATTATCAGAATGACCACAAGTTCACAATCACCACTCAGACTTCAACTGGAGTT GAAATCACTTCATCTGGAGTCAGGAAAGGTGAGATATTTTTGGCTGATGTCAGTACTAAGTTGAGGAACAAGAACATCACCACTGATGTTAAAGTTGACACTAACTCAAAT CTACTCACAACCATTACTGTGGATGAACCTGCACCTGGACTCAAGACAATTTTTAGCTTCATTTTTCCAGATCAAAAATCTGGCAAG GTGGAACTACAGTACCAGCATGATTATGCTGGGATCAGTACTAGCATTGGTTTGACAGCAAGTCCCATTGTGAACTTCTCTGGTGTGCTTGGGAACAATTTGGTTTCTGTTGGATCAGATGTTTCCTTTGATACTTCAACTGGCGACTTTATCAAGTACAATGCAGGGTTGAATGTCACTCATGCTGACCTTATTGCATCTCTGACTCT CAATGATAAAGGTGACACCCTTAATGCCTCGTATTACCATGTTGTGAGCCCACTTACAAACACTGCTGTTGGAGCGGAGCTTTCACATACCTTTTCCAGCAATGAGAATATACTGACCATCGGCACACAACATGCTCTTGACCCCATAACCTTGTTGAAAGCTCGGGTGAACAATTATGGCAGGGCAAGTGCTGTGATCCAGCATGACTGGAGTCCAAAAGCAcgtttctctctcgttagtgaAGTTGATACTGCGGCTATTGATAAGAGTGCAAAGGTTGGTCTTGCTGTGGCCTTGAAGCCTTAG